A single genomic interval of Coregonus clupeaformis isolate EN_2021a chromosome 36, ASM2061545v1, whole genome shotgun sequence harbors:
- the LOC121552854 gene encoding sorting nexin-14 isoform X1, whose translation MERIRVYLESLKQGLQIDVLREVGRQYPVFCFLLVFMLSLTILLNRYLHILMVFWSFLAGVITFYCSLGPESLLPNILYTIKPKNKWDIQKEVTSVVAAGSPYLFFQQQAQQELFPLGHSCAVCGKVKCKRHRPTLLLENYQPWLDLKVYSKVDASISEVLELVLENFVYPWYRNITDDEACVDELRMTFRFFASVLVRRAQKVDVPSVISGKMMKAAMKHVEIIAKAKQKVKNTEGLQQAALDEYGPDLHFALRSRRDELLYLRKVTEMLFAYLMPPKATDCRSLALLMQEILVGSVFLPTMDFMADPDTVNHMVLIFVDDSPSELAMEPPSTLVPFLQKYADPRTKKTSVLKLELKEIREQQDLLFRFMKFLKQEGAVHVLQFLLTVEEFNDKILCPELSDSELLRLHGEVQNLYETYCLEESIDKISFDPFIVEEIRNIAEGPYEGVVKLQTMRCLFEAYEHVLSLLESVFTPMFCHSDEYFTHLLKGAESPKRDSRMNRNSLSVDDMRIVSKRGETFGISRIGSKIKGVFKSTTMEGAMLPYAMVDAEDEVVEEAAMVVEDDIPVEAASTPGVLRNLSAWSITIPYIDFYDDEVKKERVPVFCIDVERNDMKEVGHETEDWSIFRRYMEFYVLENKLTEFHGSFADAQLPSKRIIGPKNYEFLSSKREEFEEYLQRLLQHPELSNSQLLADFLSPHSMETQFMDKMMPDVNLGKIFRSVPGKIIKEKGQNLEPFIQSFFNSCESPKVKPSRPELTILSSTAEANKKLSNDLYKNNANLSKTLETHNRNYFMEMIAVEGMYDYMMFMGRVMFHMPDWLHHILSGGRILLKNTLEAYMDNYIQHKLEMILQEHRVVSLVTMLRDAVFCENSEERTTGDEQRRAKKAFEEMMNYLPDFVEKCIGQEAKYEGIRLLFDGFQQPLLNKQMTYVLMDIAVEELFPELSKQGQGEPSADSNQ comes from the exons ATGGAACGTATTCGAGTTTATCTGGAGAGCCTGAAGCAAGGACTGCAAATTGATGTCCTGAGGGAAGTTGGACGTCAATATCCTGTATTTTGCTTTCTTCTGGTTTTCATGCTATCATTAACTATACTTCTTAATAG GTATCTTCACATTCTGATGGTGTTTTGGTCCTTCCTGGCTGGAGTGATTACGTTCTATTGCTCCCTCGGTCCAGAATCACTCCTGCCCAACATCCTGTACACGATAAAGCCGAAGAACAAA TGGGATATCCAAAAGGAAGTGACAAGTGTTGTAGCTGCAGGGTCTCCCTATCTATTCTTCCAGCAGCAAGCGCAACAGGAGCTGTTTCCATTGGGACATAGCTGTGCAGTGTGTGGGAAAGTAAAGTGCAAACGTCACAG ACCAACATTACTCCTAGAAAACTATCAGCCATGGTTGGACTTGAAAGTCTACTCCAAAGTGGATGCTTCCATTTCTGAG GTGCTCGAGTTGGTTCTGGAGAATTTTGTATATCCCTGGTACCG GAACATCACAGATGATGAGGCATGCGTAGATGAACTGAGAATGACCTTTCGGTTCTTTGCATCTGTGTTAGTTCGACGCGCTCAGAAG GTTGATGTCCCCTCAGTTATTTCTGGCAAAATGATGAAAGCAGCCATGAAGCATGTTGAAATCATTGCAAAGGCCAAGCAAAAAG tgaaGAACACTGAGGGTTTGCAGCAGGCTGCTCTGGATGAGTATGGCCCTGACTTACATTTTGCTCTGCGTAGTCGCAGAGATGAGCTGCTTTATCTCAGGAAGGTGACAGAGATGCTCTTTGCCTATCTCATGCCTCCCAAAGCCACTGACTGCAG ATCTCTAGCTCTGCTGATGCAAGAGATCCTGGTAGGCTCTGTGTTCCTCCCAACCATGGACTTCATGGCTGATCCT GATACTGTAAACCACATGGTGCTAATATTTGTTGATGACTCTCCA tctgagctggCCATGGAGCCACCGTCTACCCTGGTTCCATTCCTGCAGAAATATGCTGACCCTCGTACCAAGAAGACATCT GTGCTGAAGCTGGAGCTGAAGGAGATCCGGGAGCAGCAGGACCTTCTGTTCCGCTTCATGAAGTTCCTAAAGCAGGAGGGGGCCGTGCACGTGCTCCAGTTCTTACTCACTGTGG AGGAGTTCAATGATAAGATCCTGTGTCCGGAGCTGAGTGACTCTGAGCTGCTGCGTCTGCATGGTGAGGTGCAGAACCTCTACGAGACCTACTGCCTAGAGGAGAGTATCGACAAGATCAGTTTTGACCCTTTCATCGTCGAGGAAATACGAAACA TTGCAGAGGGGCCGTACGAGGGAGTGGTGAAGCTGCAGACTATGCGCTGCCTGTTTGAGGCCTACGAGCATGTCCTGTCCCTGCTGGAGAGCGTCTTCACCCCCATGTTCTGCCACAGCGATGAG TATTTCACACACCTGCTGAAGGGGGCAGAGTCTCCAAAAAGGGACTCCAGAATGAACAG GAATAGTCTGAGTGTGGATGATATGAG GATCGTCTCAAAACGAGGGGAGACGTTCGGGATCAGCCGGATCGGCAGCAAAATCAAAGGTGTCTTCAAGAGCACCACCATGGAGGGGGCGATGCTGCCGTACGCCATGGTCGACGCTGAAGATGAAGTG GTTGAGGAAGCTGCTATGGTGGTGGAGGATGACATCCCTGTGgaggcagctagtactccaggaGTCCTGAGGAACCTGTCAGCCTGGAGCATCACCATCCCCTACATTGACTTCTACGATGACGAGGTGAAGAAGGAGAGGGTCCCCGTGTTCTGCATCGACGTGGAACGCAACGACATGAAGGAAG TGGGACATGAAACGGAGGACTGGTCCATCTTCAGAAGATACATGGAATTCTACGTTCTAGAAAATAAACTCACTGAGTTCCATG GCTCATTTGCAGATGCACAGCTCCCTTCCAAAAGAATTATTGGACCAAAGAACTATGAGTTCCTATCATCAAAGAGGGAAGAATTTGAGGAGTATTTGCAG AGACTGCTGCAGCACCCAGAGCTGAGTAACAGTCAGTTGTTAGCAGATTTCCTGTCACCTCACAGCATGGAGACTCAGTTCATGGACAAGATGATGCCTGATGTCAATCTGG GTAAAATATTCAGGTCTGTCCCTGGAAAAATTATAAAAGAG AAAGGACAGAACCTAGAGCCTTTCATCCAGTCCTTCTTCAACTCTTGTGAATCTCCCAAAGTCAAACCCAGCAGGCCTGAGCTGACCATCCTCAGCTCTACTGCTGAGGCCAACAAGAAG CTCTCCAATGACCTGTACAAAAACAATGCTAATCTGTCTAAGACACTGGAGACTCATAACCGGAACTACTTTATGGAGATGATTGCAGTAGAAGGGATGTATGACTACATGATGTTTATGG GTCGAGTCATGTTCCACATGCCAGACTGGTTGCATCACATTCTTTCAGGGGGGCGGATCTTGCTTAAGAACACGTTGGAGGCCTACATGGATAACTACATTCAACACAAACTAGAGATGATCCTGCAGGAGCACCGTGTGGTGTCTCTCGTCACCATGCTCagag ATGCTGTGTTCTGCGAGAACAGTGAGGAACGCACCACAGGAGACGAGCAGAGAAGAGCCAAGAAGGCATTTGAAGAGATGATGAATTATCTGCCAG ACTTTGTGGAAAAGTGCATCGGACAGGAGGCCAAGTACGAGGGCATCCGACTTCTCTTTGACGGCTTCCAGCAGCCACTTCTCAACAAGCAG ATGACTTACGTTCTGATGGATATTGCTGTCGAAGAACTCTTTCCAGAACTCAGCAAG CAGGGACAGGGGGAGCCGTCAGCAGACAGTAACCAGTGA
- the LOC121552854 gene encoding sorting nexin-14 isoform X2, producing MERIRVYLESLKQGLQIDVLREVGRQYPVFCFLLVFMLSLTILLNRYLHILMVFWSFLAGVITFYCSLGPESLLPNILYTIKPKNKWDIQKEVTSVVAAGSPYLFFQQQAQQELFPLGHSCAVCGKVKCKRHRPTLLLENYQPWLDLKVYSKVDASISEVLELVLENFVYPWYRNITDDEACVDELRMTFRFFASVLVRRAQKVDVPSVISGKMMKAAMKHVEIIAKAKQKVKNTEGLQQAALDEYGPDLHFALRSRRDELLYLRKVTEMLFAYLMPPKATDCRSLALLMQEILVGSVFLPTMDFMADPDTVNHMVLIFVDDSPSELAMEPPSTLVPFLQKYADPRTKKTSVLKLELKEIREQQDLLFRFMKFLKQEGAVHVLQFLLTVEEFNDKILCPELSDSELLRLHGEVQNLYETYCLEESIDKISFDPFIVEEIRNIAEGPYEGVVKLQTMRCLFEAYEHVLSLLESVFTPMFCHSDEYFTHLLKGAESPKRDSRMNRNSLSVDDMRIVSKRGETFGISRIGSKIKGVFKSTTMEGAMLPYAMVDAEDEVVEEAAMVVEDDIPVEAASTPGVLRNLSAWSITIPYIDFYDDEVKKERVPVFCIDVERNDMKEVGHETEDWSIFRRYMEFYVLENKLTEFHGSFADAQLPSKRIIGPKNYEFLSSKREEFEEYLQRLLQHPELSNSQLLADFLSPHSMETQFMDKMMPDVNLGKIFRSVPGKIIKEKGQNLEPFIQSFFNSCESPKVKPSRPELTILSSTAEANKKLSNDLYKNNANLSKTLETHNRNYFMEMIAVEGMYDYMMFMGRVMFHMPDWLHHILSGGRILLKNTLEAYMDNYIQHKLEMILQEHRVVSLVTMLRDAVFCENSEERTTGDEQRRAKKAFEEMMNYLPDFVEKCIGQEAKYEGIRLLFDGFQQPLLNKQMTYVLMDIAVEELFPELSKGQGEPSADSNQ from the exons ATGGAACGTATTCGAGTTTATCTGGAGAGCCTGAAGCAAGGACTGCAAATTGATGTCCTGAGGGAAGTTGGACGTCAATATCCTGTATTTTGCTTTCTTCTGGTTTTCATGCTATCATTAACTATACTTCTTAATAG GTATCTTCACATTCTGATGGTGTTTTGGTCCTTCCTGGCTGGAGTGATTACGTTCTATTGCTCCCTCGGTCCAGAATCACTCCTGCCCAACATCCTGTACACGATAAAGCCGAAGAACAAA TGGGATATCCAAAAGGAAGTGACAAGTGTTGTAGCTGCAGGGTCTCCCTATCTATTCTTCCAGCAGCAAGCGCAACAGGAGCTGTTTCCATTGGGACATAGCTGTGCAGTGTGTGGGAAAGTAAAGTGCAAACGTCACAG ACCAACATTACTCCTAGAAAACTATCAGCCATGGTTGGACTTGAAAGTCTACTCCAAAGTGGATGCTTCCATTTCTGAG GTGCTCGAGTTGGTTCTGGAGAATTTTGTATATCCCTGGTACCG GAACATCACAGATGATGAGGCATGCGTAGATGAACTGAGAATGACCTTTCGGTTCTTTGCATCTGTGTTAGTTCGACGCGCTCAGAAG GTTGATGTCCCCTCAGTTATTTCTGGCAAAATGATGAAAGCAGCCATGAAGCATGTTGAAATCATTGCAAAGGCCAAGCAAAAAG tgaaGAACACTGAGGGTTTGCAGCAGGCTGCTCTGGATGAGTATGGCCCTGACTTACATTTTGCTCTGCGTAGTCGCAGAGATGAGCTGCTTTATCTCAGGAAGGTGACAGAGATGCTCTTTGCCTATCTCATGCCTCCCAAAGCCACTGACTGCAG ATCTCTAGCTCTGCTGATGCAAGAGATCCTGGTAGGCTCTGTGTTCCTCCCAACCATGGACTTCATGGCTGATCCT GATACTGTAAACCACATGGTGCTAATATTTGTTGATGACTCTCCA tctgagctggCCATGGAGCCACCGTCTACCCTGGTTCCATTCCTGCAGAAATATGCTGACCCTCGTACCAAGAAGACATCT GTGCTGAAGCTGGAGCTGAAGGAGATCCGGGAGCAGCAGGACCTTCTGTTCCGCTTCATGAAGTTCCTAAAGCAGGAGGGGGCCGTGCACGTGCTCCAGTTCTTACTCACTGTGG AGGAGTTCAATGATAAGATCCTGTGTCCGGAGCTGAGTGACTCTGAGCTGCTGCGTCTGCATGGTGAGGTGCAGAACCTCTACGAGACCTACTGCCTAGAGGAGAGTATCGACAAGATCAGTTTTGACCCTTTCATCGTCGAGGAAATACGAAACA TTGCAGAGGGGCCGTACGAGGGAGTGGTGAAGCTGCAGACTATGCGCTGCCTGTTTGAGGCCTACGAGCATGTCCTGTCCCTGCTGGAGAGCGTCTTCACCCCCATGTTCTGCCACAGCGATGAG TATTTCACACACCTGCTGAAGGGGGCAGAGTCTCCAAAAAGGGACTCCAGAATGAACAG GAATAGTCTGAGTGTGGATGATATGAG GATCGTCTCAAAACGAGGGGAGACGTTCGGGATCAGCCGGATCGGCAGCAAAATCAAAGGTGTCTTCAAGAGCACCACCATGGAGGGGGCGATGCTGCCGTACGCCATGGTCGACGCTGAAGATGAAGTG GTTGAGGAAGCTGCTATGGTGGTGGAGGATGACATCCCTGTGgaggcagctagtactccaggaGTCCTGAGGAACCTGTCAGCCTGGAGCATCACCATCCCCTACATTGACTTCTACGATGACGAGGTGAAGAAGGAGAGGGTCCCCGTGTTCTGCATCGACGTGGAACGCAACGACATGAAGGAAG TGGGACATGAAACGGAGGACTGGTCCATCTTCAGAAGATACATGGAATTCTACGTTCTAGAAAATAAACTCACTGAGTTCCATG GCTCATTTGCAGATGCACAGCTCCCTTCCAAAAGAATTATTGGACCAAAGAACTATGAGTTCCTATCATCAAAGAGGGAAGAATTTGAGGAGTATTTGCAG AGACTGCTGCAGCACCCAGAGCTGAGTAACAGTCAGTTGTTAGCAGATTTCCTGTCACCTCACAGCATGGAGACTCAGTTCATGGACAAGATGATGCCTGATGTCAATCTGG GTAAAATATTCAGGTCTGTCCCTGGAAAAATTATAAAAGAG AAAGGACAGAACCTAGAGCCTTTCATCCAGTCCTTCTTCAACTCTTGTGAATCTCCCAAAGTCAAACCCAGCAGGCCTGAGCTGACCATCCTCAGCTCTACTGCTGAGGCCAACAAGAAG CTCTCCAATGACCTGTACAAAAACAATGCTAATCTGTCTAAGACACTGGAGACTCATAACCGGAACTACTTTATGGAGATGATTGCAGTAGAAGGGATGTATGACTACATGATGTTTATGG GTCGAGTCATGTTCCACATGCCAGACTGGTTGCATCACATTCTTTCAGGGGGGCGGATCTTGCTTAAGAACACGTTGGAGGCCTACATGGATAACTACATTCAACACAAACTAGAGATGATCCTGCAGGAGCACCGTGTGGTGTCTCTCGTCACCATGCTCagag ATGCTGTGTTCTGCGAGAACAGTGAGGAACGCACCACAGGAGACGAGCAGAGAAGAGCCAAGAAGGCATTTGAAGAGATGATGAATTATCTGCCAG ACTTTGTGGAAAAGTGCATCGGACAGGAGGCCAAGTACGAGGGCATCCGACTTCTCTTTGACGGCTTCCAGCAGCCACTTCTCAACAAGCAG ATGACTTACGTTCTGATGGATATTGCTGTCGAAGAACTCTTTCCAGAACTCAGCAAG GGACAGGGGGAGCCGTCAGCAGACAGTAACCAGTGA
- the LOC121552854 gene encoding sorting nexin-14 isoform X7 → MERIRVYLESLKQGLQIDVLREVGRQYPVFCFLLVFMLSLTILLNRYLHILMVFWSFLAGVITFYCSLGPESLLPNILYTIKPKNKQAQQELFPLGHSCAVCGKVKCKRHRPTLLLENYQPWLDLKVYSKVDASISEVLELVLENFVYPWYRNITDDEACVDELRMTFRFFASVLVRRAQKVDVPSVISGKMMKAAMKHVEIIAKAKQKVKNTEGLQQAALDEYGPDLHFALRSRRDELLYLRKVTEMLFAYLMPPKATDCRSLALLMQEILVGSVFLPTMDFMADPDTVNHMVLIFVDDSPSELAMEPPSTLVPFLQKYADPRTKKTSVLKLELKEIREQQDLLFRFMKFLKQEGAVHVLQFLLTVEEFNDKILCPELSDSELLRLHGEVQNLYETYCLEESIDKISFDPFIVEEIRNIAEGPYEGVVKLQTMRCLFEAYEHVLSLLESVFTPMFCHSDEYFTHLLKGAESPKRDSRMNRIVSKRGETFGISRIGSKIKGVFKSTTMEGAMLPYAMVDAEDEVVEEAAMVVEDDIPVEAASTPGVLRNLSAWSITIPYIDFYDDEVKKERVPVFCIDVERNDMKEVGHETEDWSIFRRYMEFYVLENKLTEFHGSFADAQLPSKRIIGPKNYEFLSSKREEFEEYLQRLLQHPELSNSQLLADFLSPHSMETQFMDKMMPDVNLGKIFRSVPGKIIKEKGQNLEPFIQSFFNSCESPKVKPSRPELTILSSTAEANKKLSNDLYKNNANLSKTLETHNRNYFMEMIAVEGMYDYMMFMGRVMFHMPDWLHHILSGGRILLKNTLEAYMDNYIQHKLEMILQEHRVVSLVTMLRDAVFCENSEERTTGDEQRRAKKAFEEMMNYLPDFVEKCIGQEAKYEGIRLLFDGFQQPLLNKQMTYVLMDIAVEELFPELSKQGQGEPSADSNQ, encoded by the exons ATGGAACGTATTCGAGTTTATCTGGAGAGCCTGAAGCAAGGACTGCAAATTGATGTCCTGAGGGAAGTTGGACGTCAATATCCTGTATTTTGCTTTCTTCTGGTTTTCATGCTATCATTAACTATACTTCTTAATAG GTATCTTCACATTCTGATGGTGTTTTGGTCCTTCCTGGCTGGAGTGATTACGTTCTATTGCTCCCTCGGTCCAGAATCACTCCTGCCCAACATCCTGTACACGATAAAGCCGAAGAACAAA CAAGCGCAACAGGAGCTGTTTCCATTGGGACATAGCTGTGCAGTGTGTGGGAAAGTAAAGTGCAAACGTCACAG ACCAACATTACTCCTAGAAAACTATCAGCCATGGTTGGACTTGAAAGTCTACTCCAAAGTGGATGCTTCCATTTCTGAG GTGCTCGAGTTGGTTCTGGAGAATTTTGTATATCCCTGGTACCG GAACATCACAGATGATGAGGCATGCGTAGATGAACTGAGAATGACCTTTCGGTTCTTTGCATCTGTGTTAGTTCGACGCGCTCAGAAG GTTGATGTCCCCTCAGTTATTTCTGGCAAAATGATGAAAGCAGCCATGAAGCATGTTGAAATCATTGCAAAGGCCAAGCAAAAAG tgaaGAACACTGAGGGTTTGCAGCAGGCTGCTCTGGATGAGTATGGCCCTGACTTACATTTTGCTCTGCGTAGTCGCAGAGATGAGCTGCTTTATCTCAGGAAGGTGACAGAGATGCTCTTTGCCTATCTCATGCCTCCCAAAGCCACTGACTGCAG ATCTCTAGCTCTGCTGATGCAAGAGATCCTGGTAGGCTCTGTGTTCCTCCCAACCATGGACTTCATGGCTGATCCT GATACTGTAAACCACATGGTGCTAATATTTGTTGATGACTCTCCA tctgagctggCCATGGAGCCACCGTCTACCCTGGTTCCATTCCTGCAGAAATATGCTGACCCTCGTACCAAGAAGACATCT GTGCTGAAGCTGGAGCTGAAGGAGATCCGGGAGCAGCAGGACCTTCTGTTCCGCTTCATGAAGTTCCTAAAGCAGGAGGGGGCCGTGCACGTGCTCCAGTTCTTACTCACTGTGG AGGAGTTCAATGATAAGATCCTGTGTCCGGAGCTGAGTGACTCTGAGCTGCTGCGTCTGCATGGTGAGGTGCAGAACCTCTACGAGACCTACTGCCTAGAGGAGAGTATCGACAAGATCAGTTTTGACCCTTTCATCGTCGAGGAAATACGAAACA TTGCAGAGGGGCCGTACGAGGGAGTGGTGAAGCTGCAGACTATGCGCTGCCTGTTTGAGGCCTACGAGCATGTCCTGTCCCTGCTGGAGAGCGTCTTCACCCCCATGTTCTGCCACAGCGATGAG TATTTCACACACCTGCTGAAGGGGGCAGAGTCTCCAAAAAGGGACTCCAGAATGAACAG GATCGTCTCAAAACGAGGGGAGACGTTCGGGATCAGCCGGATCGGCAGCAAAATCAAAGGTGTCTTCAAGAGCACCACCATGGAGGGGGCGATGCTGCCGTACGCCATGGTCGACGCTGAAGATGAAGTG GTTGAGGAAGCTGCTATGGTGGTGGAGGATGACATCCCTGTGgaggcagctagtactccaggaGTCCTGAGGAACCTGTCAGCCTGGAGCATCACCATCCCCTACATTGACTTCTACGATGACGAGGTGAAGAAGGAGAGGGTCCCCGTGTTCTGCATCGACGTGGAACGCAACGACATGAAGGAAG TGGGACATGAAACGGAGGACTGGTCCATCTTCAGAAGATACATGGAATTCTACGTTCTAGAAAATAAACTCACTGAGTTCCATG GCTCATTTGCAGATGCACAGCTCCCTTCCAAAAGAATTATTGGACCAAAGAACTATGAGTTCCTATCATCAAAGAGGGAAGAATTTGAGGAGTATTTGCAG AGACTGCTGCAGCACCCAGAGCTGAGTAACAGTCAGTTGTTAGCAGATTTCCTGTCACCTCACAGCATGGAGACTCAGTTCATGGACAAGATGATGCCTGATGTCAATCTGG GTAAAATATTCAGGTCTGTCCCTGGAAAAATTATAAAAGAG AAAGGACAGAACCTAGAGCCTTTCATCCAGTCCTTCTTCAACTCTTGTGAATCTCCCAAAGTCAAACCCAGCAGGCCTGAGCTGACCATCCTCAGCTCTACTGCTGAGGCCAACAAGAAG CTCTCCAATGACCTGTACAAAAACAATGCTAATCTGTCTAAGACACTGGAGACTCATAACCGGAACTACTTTATGGAGATGATTGCAGTAGAAGGGATGTATGACTACATGATGTTTATGG GTCGAGTCATGTTCCACATGCCAGACTGGTTGCATCACATTCTTTCAGGGGGGCGGATCTTGCTTAAGAACACGTTGGAGGCCTACATGGATAACTACATTCAACACAAACTAGAGATGATCCTGCAGGAGCACCGTGTGGTGTCTCTCGTCACCATGCTCagag ATGCTGTGTTCTGCGAGAACAGTGAGGAACGCACCACAGGAGACGAGCAGAGAAGAGCCAAGAAGGCATTTGAAGAGATGATGAATTATCTGCCAG ACTTTGTGGAAAAGTGCATCGGACAGGAGGCCAAGTACGAGGGCATCCGACTTCTCTTTGACGGCTTCCAGCAGCCACTTCTCAACAAGCAG ATGACTTACGTTCTGATGGATATTGCTGTCGAAGAACTCTTTCCAGAACTCAGCAAG CAGGGACAGGGGGAGCCGTCAGCAGACAGTAACCAGTGA